From a region of the Zingiber officinale cultivar Zhangliang chromosome 4B, Zo_v1.1, whole genome shotgun sequence genome:
- the LOC121977669 gene encoding NDR1/HIN1-like protein 13 yields MAEQAAPLEPCRPLPPPPCADPSLGHETYVVQVPKDQIYRVPPPENAALAEHYRNQIKLRRQNRCPCFHVLKRLLLPVFLPLLLLTVAAIIFFACVRPTAPTFSVESLTVKKTSKSTTEYDFSVRVLNPSNRVGLSYAAGGHAVASHHGGGEFATGSTLGFFQPQGNTTDLKLVLRSGKILKATSKALWIKLTAKFSVNTKIGVLQLWRMSLDVSCDMKVTGIDKKARISSQDCNSKLHS; encoded by the coding sequence ATGGCGGAGCAGGCGGCGCCTCTCGAGCCCTGCAGGCCGCTTCCGCCCCCGCCCTGCGCCGACCCCTCCCTCGGCCACGAAACCTACGTCGTCCAAGTGCCCAAGGACCAAATCTACCGCGTCCCCCCGCCCGAGAACGCCGCCCTCGCCGAGCACTACCGCAACCAGATCAAGCTCCGCCGCCAGAACCGCTGCCCCTGCTTCCACGTCCTCAAACGCCTCCTCCTCCCCgtcttcctccccctcctcctcctcaccgtcGCCGCCATTATCTTCTTCGCCTGCGTCAGACCCACCGCCCCCACCTTCTCCGTCGAGTCACTCACCGTCAAGAAAACCTCAAAATCAACAACAGAGTACGACTTCTCAGTGAGAGTCCTCAATCCAAGTAACAGAGTCGGCTTGTCCTACGCCGCCGGCGGCCATGCCGTCGCCTCCCACCACGGCGGCGGAGAGTTCGCCACCGGGTCGACGCTGGGGTTCTTCCAGCCTCAGGGGAACACGACCGACCTCAAATTGGTCCTTCGCTCCGGCAAAATCCTGAAAGCGACCAGTAAAGCTCTTTGGATCAAGCTAACGGCCAAATTTTCGGTGAACACCAAGATCGGCGTGTTGCAGTTGTGGCGCATGAGCTTGGACGTGAGCTGTGACATGAAAGTTACAGGGATTGATAAGAAGGCACGTATCTCCTCGCAGGATTGTAACAGCAAGCTCCATTCCTGA